The sequence below is a genomic window from Bradyrhizobium septentrionale.
CGCGCCTTGCGCCGCGACCTTCGCGCTCTGGCCGAGCGCTTCGAGGTTCTTCTTCTGGGCCTGCAGCAATTCGTCCACGTTCAGCTTCGGCAAGCCGAGATCACTACCGAACTTCCGCAGCATATCGATATATGAGCTGTTATCCGTCATGACGTCCTCCCTGTGGTTACGATTTTTGCCGCCCGTCTCCAGACGTTGGAACGAGATCCCTGAGGTAACTGGTGGTGCGCGAGAGCAGCGATGACGCCGCGGCCTGACGGCTCTCGTCAGCCAGGAATGCCTCGATCAGGCCGGCGGTTTCCTTTGGCCGCGTCACCATGAACAGGTGCCCGTCGTCGATCATGTGCAGCTCGGCATTCGGGATCAGGCTCGCCATGATCTGGCCATTGATCGGAGGCACCAGCGGGTCGTCACGGCCCATCAGGATCAGCGTCGGCTGCGGCAGCGACCACAGCCAGGGCAGGCTGGTCCAGCCGGTCATCGCGAGCAGCTGATAGAAGTAACCCATGCTGCGCGCGCCATGCATCGCGGCCGCATGTCGGCCGATCAGAGACGGGTCATCGCGAAACGCCCCGCCATAGATGTCGGCGGCGACCGTCTTCATGTAGCCCTTGTCGGTGTAGCGGCGCGGCGTCGCCATCTTCCACAGCACCGCAGGGCTTGCCGGCACCATGGTGAAACCCGGCGCGGTCGCGGCAAGCACCAGCCGCCGGCAGCGTTTTGGAAACTGATGCGCGAACTGCTGCGCGATTCCGCCACCCCACGACACGCCGGCGACATCGACCTCGGCATGGCCGAGCTCTGCGACAAGATCGGCGGCGAGCCGCGCCAACGTTGACGGGCGATAGGGCCATGCCGGCCTTGGCGACCCGCCGACCCCGGGCACATCGAAGATGATGGCGGTCGTATTGGTGAGCGCTTCCAGGAACGGCCGCGCCAGCTCCCAATTGGCGCCGATCCCGTTGAACAGCAACAGCGGCGGGGCGCCGCCGTCACCGTGCCGGATCGCCACCTGGAGCAGCTGGCCGTCGATCGTGATCTGCCGTGTCTCGATCGCGCCGCGCTGCGTTGCGGCTGCTGGTCCAACCTTTGCCGGACTTGCCTTGTCGGCGCTGGTGAGATCTTCAGTCAAAGACGTAGGTTCCTGGTGCTGCAGCAAGGGTCGGATAGCGCGCGCTGCCGAGCGCGGCCGGCGCATTGACCTCGTCGCCCGAGCGCGGCTGCAGCCAGTCGCGCCAGTCGAGCCACCAGCTCCCCTTGCGCTTTTCGGCCGAAGCCATGAACGCATCGGGCTTGTCCGCGGAGATCGGCCCGATCATGAAGGACGCCTTCGGATTGCTCGGCGGATTGATCAGGCTCTGCAGGTGTCCGCTGTTCGACAACACGAAGGTGGTGCCCTCGCCCATGATCTGCGCGGTCTTGTAGACGCCCTTCCACGGCGTGATGTGGTCGGTCACCCCTGCGACGACGTAGCTGTCGGCCTTGACCTTGCTCATGTCGATGGTCTTGTCGTTGAGCTTAAGCCTGCCGGCGTTGACGAACGGGTTGGAGAAATAGAGATCGAGATAGTCGCCATGCAGCGCCGCCGGCAGGCGGGTCGTGTCGGCGTTCCAGTACAGGATGTCGAACGCCGGTGGCTGGTTGCCGAGCAGATAATTGTTGACCCAGTAATTCCAGATCAAATCGTTGGGCCGCATCCAGGCAAACATCCGCGCCAGGTCATGGCCGTCGACGATGCCGCGCAGCTGCGACGAGGCCTTGGCCGCGCGCATGGTCTCAGGCGTCATCAGGCAGCCGAACGTGCTCTCCTCGGCCGAGTTGGGGTCGAGCAGGCAGACCGCCAGCACCAGGTTCTTGATCTTCTTCTCGGCGGCGCTGCCGAGCGTCGCGAAATAGGCTGACGCGGTGATGCCGCCGGAGCAGGACCCCATCATCGAGATGTCCTCGCTGCCGGAAATCTCGCGCGCTGCGTCGACGGCCTCGTCCAGCGCGGCGACATAGGTGTCGAGCCCCCAGTCCCGGTGCGCCGCCGTCGGGTTGCGCCAGCTCACCGCAAACACCTGGATGCCGCTCTCTAGCAGGAAGCGCACCATGCTCTTGTCCGGCGAGAGGTCGAGCGCGTAGTACTTGTTGATCTGCGGCGGCGTGATCACCAGCGGCCGCTTCCTGACCGTCGGCGTCGTCGGCGTGTACTGGATCAATTCGAGCAGCTCGTTGCGGAAGATCACCGCGCCCGGGGTGGTCGCGAGGTTCTCGCCGACCTTGAAGGCGCTCATGTCCACCATCGACGGCATGCCGCGATTCTGCGTCAGATCGCCGATGTAGTTCTTCAGGCCGGACCACAGGCTTTGTCCGCCGGTGTCGATGAACTTGCGGACCGCCGCCGGGTTGGTGAGCATCGTGTTGGTCGGCGCGACGGCGTCAATCAGGATTTCCGTGATTAGATGCGCGCGCTGCTTGTCGATATCGCTGAGGCTGGTCTTGTCGACCAGGCCGTTGACCGCCTCGCCCCACGCCAGATAGGCCTTCAGCAGGCCGGAGTGCAGCGAGCTCTCCTTCCAGGTCGGATCGGCAAACCGCTTGTCGCCCGCCTTCGGCGCGCGCTCGGACTTGCCGGACACGATGGAGCCGAGCTCGCCGACGAAGGACAGCCACTGCTCGGTTGCGACCTTCGGTTCGTTGATGACGGCCTTGAACAGGATGCCGGCGCCCTCGACGAGGTCCTGCCCCTGGATGCCGACCAGTGGATTGAGCGCCAGCGTATTCCTGGACGCCGCCTCGGAGACGTCAGACGCCGGCGAATCCGGACTGCGATTTTCCGTGCTCATCGCTTTGCTCCCGCCGCGGGAATCAGAAGGGCCAGCGTCTCGGCGATCAGCGCGGGCTTTTCCGAGCCTTCGACCTCCAGCGTGTTCTGGGTCTTCATGATCACCTGACCGCCGTCCTTCGGCTCGATGCCGGCAAGCACGACGCGCAGCCGCACGCGGGCGCCGGACGGCACCGGCGCCAGAAAGCGGACCTTGTCGATCCCGTAGTTCAGCCCGGCTGCGGCGTCGCGCGGGATGATGCCGACCTGCATCGCCAGCGGCGCCACCATCGCGAGCGTCAGATAGCCATGCGCGATCGGACCGCGGAACGGGCTCTCGCGCCTCGCCCGTTCAACGTCGACATGAATCCACTGGTGATCGCCGGTGCAGGACGCAAAGGCGTCGATGCGCTGCTGGTCGACCGTGACCCAGTCGGAGATTCCGAGCTCCCGTCCAACATGTTCGCCCAGGCCGGCAAGCGTGAGGTTGCTCATCTTGTGGTTCTCCTCGATCCCTTCTCGGCTGCGCTTGCGCTGGTCACATGTTGCCGTACTGCTCGCGCAGCTCCTTCTTGTTGATCTTGCCGACGCTGGTCTTGGGAATGCTGTCGATGAACAGGATCGTTCCGGGGATGCCGTATTTCGAGATCACGCCCTGGTCAGCGAACACCTTGAGATGGTCCTTGATGGCGACGTCGCTGAGGCCGTCGGCACCGGAGGGCTTCTTGACCACCAGCGCGAGCGGCCGCTCGCCCCATTTCTCGTCCTTGACGCCGATCACCGCGGCCTCGGCAACGCCGGCGCATTGCGTGATCAGATCCTCGATCTGCAGCGACGAGACCCATTCACCGCCGGTCTTGATCACGTCCTTGATCCGGTCCGTGATGTGGACGTAGCCGCCCGGGCTGACCACGGCGATGTCGCTGGTGTGCAGATAGCCGCCCTCCCAGAGCTGCTCCGAGCCCTCGGGATTGTTGAAGTAGCCCTGGGTGAGCCAGGGTGACCGCATCACGATCTCGCCGGCGGACTTGCCGTCATGCGGCACGTCCTTCATGTCGGGATCGACGATGCGGAGGTCGACCAGCGGGCCGGCGATGCCGGCGCGGGTGCGGAATTCGACCTCGCCATCGGGATCGCCGCTGAGGTCCTTGGACTG
It includes:
- the phaZ gene encoding poly(3-hydroxyalkanoate) depolymerase encodes the protein MTEDLTSADKASPAKVGPAAATQRGAIETRQITIDGQLLQVAIRHGDGGAPPLLLFNGIGANWELARPFLEALTNTTAIIFDVPGVGGSPRPAWPYRPSTLARLAADLVAELGHAEVDVAGVSWGGGIAQQFAHQFPKRCRRLVLAATAPGFTMVPASPAVLWKMATPRRYTDKGYMKTVAADIYGGAFRDDPSLIGRHAAAMHGARSMGYFYQLLAMTGWTSLPWLWSLPQPTLILMGRDDPLVPPINGQIMASLIPNAELHMIDDGHLFMVTRPKETAGLIEAFLADESRQAAASSLLSRTTSYLRDLVPTSGDGRQKS
- a CDS encoding alpha/beta fold hydrolase, giving the protein MSTENRSPDSPASDVSEAASRNTLALNPLVGIQGQDLVEGAGILFKAVINEPKVATEQWLSFVGELGSIVSGKSERAPKAGDKRFADPTWKESSLHSGLLKAYLAWGEAVNGLVDKTSLSDIDKQRAHLITEILIDAVAPTNTMLTNPAAVRKFIDTGGQSLWSGLKNYIGDLTQNRGMPSMVDMSAFKVGENLATTPGAVIFRNELLELIQYTPTTPTVRKRPLVITPPQINKYYALDLSPDKSMVRFLLESGIQVFAVSWRNPTAAHRDWGLDTYVAALDEAVDAAREISGSEDISMMGSCSGGITASAYFATLGSAAEKKIKNLVLAVCLLDPNSAEESTFGCLMTPETMRAAKASSQLRGIVDGHDLARMFAWMRPNDLIWNYWVNNYLLGNQPPAFDILYWNADTTRLPAALHGDYLDLYFSNPFVNAGRLKLNDKTIDMSKVKADSYVVAGVTDHITPWKGVYKTAQIMGEGTTFVLSNSGHLQSLINPPSNPKASFMIGPISADKPDAFMASAEKRKGSWWLDWRDWLQPRSGDEVNAPAALGSARYPTLAAAPGTYVFD
- a CDS encoding MaoC family dehydratase — translated: MSNLTLAGLGEHVGRELGISDWVTVDQQRIDAFASCTGDHQWIHVDVERARRESPFRGPIAHGYLTLAMVAPLAMQVGIIPRDAAAGLNYGIDKVRFLAPVPSGARVRLRVVLAGIEPKDGGQVIMKTQNTLEVEGSEKPALIAETLALLIPAAGAKR